A genomic window from Deltaproteobacteria bacterium includes:
- a CDS encoding aspartate ammonia-lyase has translation MAHRIEKDALGELPVPSDAYHGVQTERAVQNFPISGTRLPGALNVALLQIKLAAARVNQSLGVLDKRLARAIADACEMVLVGELGDPFVVDAFQAGAGTSQHMNVNEVLANLANELLGGKRGEYKPVHPNDHVNLGQSTNDVVPAAVRMAALADAGPLDTALGALVDALRERAKAFDGIVKSGRTHLADAAPIRLGQEVGAWANALAGHRSRLARACEELSVLGIGGSAVGTGLNCPPGYRAGMVKELSRITGRSFRGADDYFEAMQSAAPLVELSGVLRGLALELIRICNDVRLLASGPLTGLGELLMPAVQPGSSIMPGKVNPVMAEMLTMVCFDVVGRDTTVALAAQAGQLELNVMMPVIAYALLPAEKHLAQGIAAFTERGVRGLEADVERCAHYAQQSPQLVTALAPRLGYARAAELAKQAVAQRRTVKSLAVEQGLLTAQEAERLLDPKPLTEPEVRE, from the coding sequence ATGGCGCATCGAATCGAGAAGGACGCCCTCGGAGAGCTGCCTGTTCCCAGCGACGCGTACCACGGCGTCCAGACCGAGCGCGCCGTGCAGAACTTCCCCATCTCCGGGACGCGGCTGCCGGGCGCGCTAAACGTGGCGCTGCTGCAGATCAAGCTCGCGGCGGCGCGGGTGAACCAATCGCTGGGCGTGCTCGACAAGAGGCTCGCCAGAGCGATCGCGGATGCGTGCGAGATGGTGCTCGTGGGCGAGCTCGGCGATCCGTTCGTCGTCGACGCCTTCCAGGCCGGCGCGGGCACCAGCCAACACATGAACGTGAACGAGGTGCTCGCCAACCTCGCCAACGAGCTCCTCGGCGGCAAACGCGGCGAGTACAAGCCGGTGCACCCCAATGACCATGTGAACCTCGGCCAGAGCACCAACGACGTGGTGCCCGCGGCGGTGCGCATGGCCGCGCTCGCTGACGCTGGGCCGCTCGACACCGCGCTCGGTGCCCTCGTCGACGCCCTGCGCGAGCGGGCGAAGGCCTTCGACGGCATCGTGAAGTCGGGCCGCACCCACCTCGCCGACGCCGCGCCGATCCGCCTCGGCCAAGAGGTTGGCGCCTGGGCCAATGCCTTGGCGGGACACCGAAGTCGCCTCGCGCGCGCGTGCGAAGAACTCAGCGTGCTGGGCATCGGCGGCAGCGCGGTGGGCACGGGGCTCAACTGCCCGCCGGGCTATCGCGCGGGGATGGTGAAGGAGCTCTCGCGAATCACCGGTCGCAGCTTCCGCGGCGCCGACGACTACTTCGAGGCCATGCAATCCGCCGCGCCGCTGGTGGAGCTCTCGGGCGTGCTCCGCGGTCTGGCGCTGGAGCTCATCCGCATCTGCAACGACGTGCGCCTGCTCGCCTCGGGGCCGCTCACCGGCCTGGGCGAGCTGCTCATGCCCGCGGTACAGCCCGGCAGCTCGATCATGCCGGGCAAGGTCAATCCGGTGATGGCGGAGATGCTGACCATGGTCTGCTTCGACGTCGTCGGCCGCGACACCACCGTGGCCCTCGCGGCGCAGGCCGGCCAGCTCGAGCTCAACGTGATGATGCCCGTCATCGCCTATGCGCTGCTGCCCGCGGAGAAGCACCTGGCGCAGGGCATCGCCGCGTTCACCGAGCGCGGCGTGCGCGGGCTCGAGGCCGACGTAGAGCGCTGCGCCCACTACGCCCAGCAGAGCCCGCAGCTCGTGACCGCGCTCGCGCCGCGGCTGGGCTACGCGCGCGCCGCCGAGCTCGCCAAGCAGGCCGTGGCCCAGCGTCGGACGGTGAAGTCGCTCGCGGTGGAGCAGGGGCTGCTCACGGCGCAGGAGGCCGAGCGCCTGCTCGATCCCAAGCCGCTCACCGAGCCCGAGGTTCGCGAGTAG